In one window of Fulvia fulva chromosome 5, complete sequence DNA:
- a CDS encoding MFS-type efflux pump MFS1, protein MAQPQPVHERAESLSSLSNHSDLEKSELPSNYNTTTTDNDLSRQKSTTPSEIEYPGPKETAIVMIAILLALFLMALDRTIIATAVPQITNDFQSLDDIGWYASVFMLTACSLQLLFGKIYTFYSPKWVFLVMIGIFEVGSALCGAAPNSVVGRAIAGMGSAGIMGGAIILMVSVVPLEKRPKYQGLFGAIFWLSSVIGPLLGGAFTTDVSWRCMTDETIGCFYINLPIGGAAMLIIFFILKPTTPAQPGLTLRQQLAQLDLLGELFLLPSIICLLLALQWGGSSYAWFSSRFIALFIVFGLTFLAFVASQILGPKTATITPRLLKNRSLIAAI, encoded by the exons ATGGCTCAGCCTCAGCCTGTTCACGAGCGAGCAGAGAGTCTGTCATCACTCTCGAATCACAGCGACCTAGAAAAGTCCGAGCTACCATCGAACTAcaacaccaccaccaccGACAATGACCTCTCGCGTCAAAAATCCACCACACCCTCTGAAATCGAATATCCTGGCCCCAAAGAAACCGCCATAGTAATGATCGCCATCCTCCTTGCCCTCTTCCTCATGGCCCTAGACCGCACCATCATCGCCACAGCCGTGCCCCAAATCACAAACGACTTCCAATCACTCGACGATATCGGTTGGTACGCCAGCGTGTTTATGCTCACCGCATGTTCCTTGCAACTCCTGTTTGGAAAGATCTACACCTTTTACAGCCCCAAGTGGGTATTCCTGGTCATGATTGGGATCTTTGAGGTTGGGAGTGCATTGTGTGGTGCGGCGCCGAATAGTGTTGTGGGTAGGGCTATTGCCGGTATGGGAAGCGCGGGGATTATGGGTGGCGCGATCATTTTGATGGTTAGTGTCGTGCCTTTGGAGAAGAGGCCGAAGTATCAGGGGTTATTTGGGGCGATTTTTTGGTTGAGTAGTGTCATCGGCCCGTTGCTTGGGGGAGCCTTCACTACGGATGTTAGTTGGAGGTG CATGACTGACGAGACCATCGGGTGCTTCTACATTAACCTCCCCATCGGCGGCGCTGCCATGCTCATCATATTCTTCATCCTCAAACCAACGACACCAGCACAGCCAGGACTCACCCTCCGCCAACAACTCGCCCAACTCGATCTGCTAGGAGAACTCTTCCTCCTACCCAGCATCATATGCCTCCTCCTTGCCCTCCAATGGGGCGGCAGCAGCTACGCCTGGTTCTCCAGCCGCTTCATCgccctcttcatcgtctTCGGCCTGACCTTCCTCGCCTTCGTCGCTTCCCAAATTCTCGGGCCAAAAACTGCTACCATTACACCACGGCTGCTGAAGAATCGCTCCCTCATCGCCGCAATATGA
- a CDS encoding MFS-type efflux pump MFS1, which translates to MVYYIPLWLQAIKSKSAVQSGIDTIPMVLSLVVGAIGAGQIVGRMAYHTSFAMASSVIMPIGAGLISTFDLNTGSGKWIGYQILFGLGMGMGMQQGTMAAQTVLHRKDIRRAYHFASSASSLVEPSLCPSGKMRFIQKFTTGLTTLVHDLDVGEVVNTGATEIAKIVPEKDLHEVLVAYNDALRQVFVVGVVMACLPVIGAFSLEWRSVQGRQGPTEKGSNNDSKIDTTVSEQEKA; encoded by the coding sequence ATGGTCTACTACATCCCCCTTTGGCTCCAAGCCATCAAATCCAAATCCGCCGTACAGTCCGGGATTGACACGATCCCCATGGTCCTCTCGCTCGTCGTTGGTGCTATTGGGGCCGGACAAATTGTCGGACGAATGGCATACCATACATCATTCGCCATGGCCAGTAGTGTAATCATGCCGATCGGCGCAGGTCTCATTTCTACCTTTGATCTCAACACGGGCAGCGGGAAGTGGATCGGATATCAGATCCTCTTCGGCCTAGGCATGGGAATGGGAATGCAGCAAGGTACAATGGCGGCACAAACTGTGCTGCATCGAAAGGATATAAGACGGGCGTATCACTTTGCTTCTTCTGCCAGCAGCTTGGTGGAGCCATCTTTGTGTCCGTCGGGCAAAATGCGTTTCATTCAGAAGTTCACCACCGGACTTACAACGCTCGTGCATGATCTTGACGTGGGTGAGGTTGTGAACACGGGAGCAACGGAGATTGCGAAGATTGTGCCGGAGAAGGATCTGCACGAGGTGCTGGTGGCGTATAATGATGCGCTCAGGCAGGTGTTTGTCGTGGGTGTGGTTATGGCGTGCTTGCCGGTGATTGGAGCATTCTCACTCGAGTGGAGGAGCGTGCAAGGGAGGCAAGGTCCGACGGAGAAGGGGAGCAATAACGATAGTAAGATAGATACGACAGTAAGCGAGCAGGAGAAGGCATGA
- a CDS encoding Epoxide hydrolase A has protein sequence MAQAHNLPPLPLPQGVTEDYADCTSSCGLNFHLLKAGMPGTPLVLFCHGYPELAYSWRKLMPKVADAGYYCVAMDQRGYGRTTGWEGKPYDQVDLTQYTMTNLVRDMVSLVYKLGYTEVTCIIGHDFGAVSSAMAALMRPDIFKATIQMSHPHHAPPTPQFGNEPRKPKLDIQAELAKLNPPRKHYKWYNSSPGAAEDWNNPHQGLEKYLRGYFHLKSADWEKNDPHPLQAWSAKDIEVMPEYYIMKKGDTLPQTIEKNMKGEDYSKTEKWLSPDDLEVYVQEWQRIGFQGALNWYRAQTASTPQSKKDMYLYSGRRIEVPCTFISGKQDWGNYQQPGAFQGYEDEKCIKSGCFKGARLIDHAGHWVQQEQPEATAKEVLHFLRGLETYPLSGNY, from the coding sequence ATGGCGCAAGCACACAACCTTCCACCCTTGCCGTTGCCTCAAGGCGTGACAGAAGACTATGCCGATTGTACTTCATCCTGTGGACTCAACTTTCACCTACTAAAGGCAGGAATGCCTGGAACTCCATTAGTACTGTTCTGCCATGGCTACCCAGAGCTGGCATACTCATGGCGGAAGCTCATGCCAAAGGTGGCAGACGCTGGTTACTACTGTGTCGCCATGGACCAACGAGGTTATGGAAGAACAACTGGATGGGAAGGTAAGCCATATGACCAAGTCGACCTGACCCAGTACACCATGACAAACCTTGTGCGCGACATGGTCTCTCTGGTGTACAAGCTGGGCTATACAGAAGTAACTTGCATCATCGGCCACGACTTTGGAGCGGTATCGTCAGCAATGGCAGCACTCATGCGTCCGGACATCTTCAAGGCAACTATACAGATGAGCCACCCCCATCATGCTCCACCCACTCCTCAATTTGGCAATGAGCCTCGAAAACCGAAGCTTGACATCCAGGCAGAACTCGCAAAGCTGAACCCTCCCAGAAAGCATTACAAGTGGTACAACTCATCCCCTGGTGCTGCAGAAGACTGGAACAACCCGCACCAGGGCCTGGAGAAATACCTACGAGGCTACTTTCACCTGAAGTCAGCAGATTGGGAAAAGAACGATCCGCATCCGCTGCAAGCCTGGAGCGCTAAGGACATCGAGGTTATGCCAGAGTACTACATCATGAAGAAAGGCGACACATTGCCCCAAACCATCGAGAAGAACATGAAAGGCGAGGACTACAGTAAGACTGAGAAGTGGCTCAGCCCTGACGACCTAGAGGTATACGTGCAAGAATGGCAACGGATCGGTTTCCAGGGCGCACTAAATTGGTATCGTGCCCAGACTGCTTCAACGCCACAGAGCAAGAAAGACATGTACCTCTACTCTGGCCGCAGAATCGAGGTGCCGTGTACGTTCATCAGTGGCAAGCAGGACTGGGGCAATTATCAGCAGCCGGGTGCTTTCCAGGGGTATGAGGATGAGAAATGTATCAAGTCTGGGTGCTTCAAGGGTGCGAGACTTATCGATCATGCAGGACATTGGGTACAGCAGGAGCAGCCTGAAGCCACTGCGAAGGAAGTGTTGCACTTTCTGCGAGGGCTCGAGACGTATCCATTGAGTGGAAACTATTAG